In the Balaenoptera acutorostrata chromosome 7, mBalAcu1.1, whole genome shotgun sequence genome, one interval contains:
- the KCP gene encoding kielin/chordin-like protein isoform X2, translated as MARAAAALLPLVLQLTGLALAPGTGRGGAIPRESLGLADIHDYQLQAPAHSSAPAGAPQKQWRPLEERLGRLEAEVTELREQNKDLQGRVRQLESCECHPASPQCWGLGRAWPEGARWEPDACTACVCQDGAAHCVPQPGLPHCHGCSHNGQAYGNGETFATDACTTCRCLEGAITCTQKPCPRGPCPEPGACCPHCEPGCTGGHRSGETWQLEPCVICTCQAGTVQCQGPSCSELNCLESYTPPGECCPICRPGCEYEGQLYEEGANFLSSSNPCLQCSCLRSLVRCVPMKCPPIPCPEPALRPGHCCPTCQAQGCTEGGSHWEHGQEWTTPGDPCRICQCLEGHIRCHQRECASLCPYPARPLPGTCCPVCDGCFLNGREYRSGEPVGSGDPCSHCRCANGSVHCEPLPCPPTPCRHPGRIPGKCCPVCDSCEYQGHQYQSQETFRLQESGRCVRCSCQAGEVSCEEQECPGAPCTLSDSGPQLCPACVLGGEEFAEGVQWEPDGQPCTTCSCQAGVPVCRALLCSPAPCQHPTQPSGACCPSCESCNYHGQVYANGQNFTDADSPCHTCHCEDGTVTCSLVNCPPTTCARPQSGPGQCCPRCPDCILEKQVFMDGESFSHPRDPCQECQCREGHAHCQPRACPRASCAHPLPGPCCQNNCNGCAFGGKEYPNGADFPHPSDPCRLCRCLSGHVQCPARRCPPLPCPEPLLLPGECCPQCPATRSGCPRPGGGVPVRHQEHFSQPDDPCRHCLCLNGSVSCQRLPCPPAPCAHPRQGPCCPSCDGCLYQGKEFASGERFPSPTARCHVCLCWEGSVSCEPRACAPAQCPFPARGDCCPTCDGCEYLRESYLSSQEFPDPREPCNLCTCLGGFVTCSRRPCEPLGCSYPLTLSGHCCPTCQGCLYHGVTAAPGETLPDPLDPTCSICTCQEGSMRCQKKPCAPALCPHPSPGPCFCPVCHSCLSQGQEHQDGEEFEGPTGSCERCRCQAGQVSCERLQCPPLPCPLQVTKPGSCCPRCRGCLVHGEEHPEGSSWEPPNSPCSSCMCHEGVITCAHVQCVTSCAQPHLGPHDCCPRCSDCEHEGQKYEPGESFQPGTDPCEVCTCELQPEGTPSLRCHRWQCPSLVGCPASQLLPPGPQHCCPTCAQPLSACTEHLRGSKLAPPDPCYTCQCQDLTWLCIHQACPEPSCPLLERHTPPGSCCPVCQECVVEAEGRRVADGESWQDPSDACITCTCHRGRVECRLEECQALSCPHGWAKVREAGRCCERCQAPAQSCAHQGRQVASGERWAVDACTSCSCVAGAVSCQSQRCPPLSCGPDEAPSLSPGSCCPRCLTRPASCMAFGDPHYRTFDGRLLHFQGSCSYVLAKDCRGGDFSVHVTNDDRGRSGVSWTHEVAVLLGDVAVRLLQAGAVTVDGRPVALPFLQEPLLYVELRGRTVMLHAQPGLQVLWDGQSQVEVRVPGSYRGQICGLCGNFNGFAQDDLRGPEGLLLFTEAAFGNSWQVPEGPGPGRPCSKGREVDPCRAAGYRARREANARCGALKSSPFSRCHAVVPPEPFFAACVYDLCACGPGSLADTCLCDALEAYASHCRQAGVTPAWRGPTLCVVGCLLDRGFVFDECGPPCPRTCFNQHVPLGELAAHCVRPCVPGCRCPAGLVEHEAHCISPEACPPVLLTGDQPPSTLPNPSREPQGPP; from the exons ATGGCTAGGGCCGCGGCCGCTCTGCTGCCCCTCGTTCTGCAGCTCACGGGCCTGGCACTGGCCCCGGGGACCGGCAGAG GAGGGGCCATCCCCAGGGAGTCTCTGGGGCTTGCTGACATCCACGACTATCAGCTGCAGGCGCCCGCCCACTCCTCAGCCCCTGCTGGGGCCCCCCAGAAGCAGTGGCGCCCCCTGGAGGAGCGACTGGGAAGGCTGGAGGCTGAAGTCACAGAGCTCAGAGAACAG aaCAAAGACCTGCAGGGGAGGGTGAGGCAGCTGGAGTCCTGTGAATGCCACCCGGCTTCGCCCCAGTGCTGGGGGCTGGGTCGGGCCTGGCCCGAGGGGGCTCGCTGGGAGCCTGACGCCTGCACAGCCTGTGTCTGCCAGGACGGGGCCGCACACTGTGTCCCCCAGCCTGGGCTGCCCCATTGCCATG GCTGCAGCCACAACGGTCAGGCCTATGGCAATGGGGAGACCTTCGCCACAGACGCCTGTACCACCTGCCGCTGCCTG GAAGGAGCCATAACCTGCACCCAGAAGCCATGCCCAAGAGGACCCTGCCCGGAGCCGGGCGCGTGCTGCCCGCACTGCGAGCCCG GCTGTACTGGAGGCCACAGGAGTGGGGAAACGTGGCAACTGGAGCCCTGTGTCATCTGTACCTGTCAG GCAGGGACGGTGCAGTGCCAGGGGCCCTCATGCTCAGAGCTCAACTGCCTGGAGAGCTACACCCCACCTGGGGAGTGCTGCCCCATCTGCCGGCCAG GCTGTGAGTATGAGGGGCAGCTTTATGAGGAGGGGGCCAACTTCCTGTCCAGCTCCAACCCTTGTCTCCAATGCTCCTGCCTG AGGAGCCTGGTTCGCTGTGTGCCCATGAAGTGCCCGCCCATCCCCTGCCCTGAACCAGCCCTGAGGCCCGGGCACTGCTGCCCGACCTGCCAAG CCCAAGGCTGCACAGAAGGCGGTTCTCACTGGGAGCATGGCCAAGAGTGGACCACACCTGGGGACCCCTGCCGGATCTGCCAGTGCCTG GAGGGCCACATCCGGTGCCACCAGCGAGAATGTGCCAGCCTGTGCCCATACCCTGCCCGGCCCCTCCCGGGCACCTGCTGCCCTGTGTGCGATG GCTGTTTCCTAAATGGGCGCGAGTACCGCAGCGGGGAGCCCGTGGGCTCTGGGGACCCCTGCTCCCACTGCCGTTGTGCC AACGGGAGTGTCCACTGTGAGCCTCTGCCCTGCCCACCGACGCCCTGCAGACACCCAGGCAGGATCCCTGGGAAGTGCTGCCCAGTCTGTGACA GCTGTGAGTACCAGGGACACCAGTATCAGAGCCAGGAGACCTTCAGACTCCAAGAGAGTGGCCGCTGTGTCCGCTGTTCCTGCCAG GCCGGCGAGGTCTCCTGTGAGGAGCAGGAGTGCCCGGGCGCCCCCTGCACCCTGTCTGACTCTggcccccagctctgcccag CCTGCGTGCTTGGTGGAGAGGAGTTTGCTGAGGGGGTCCAGTGGGAGCCTGATGGTCAGCCTTGCACAACCTGTTCCTGTCAAGCTGGGGTGCCCGTGTGCAGGGCTTTGCTctgctccccagccccctgccagCACCCCACCCAGCCCTCCG GTGCCTGCTGCCCCAGCTGTGAGAGCTGCAACTACCACGGCCAAGTGTACGCCAACGGGCAGAACTTCACAGATGCAGACAGCCCTTGCCACACCTGCCACTGTGAG GATGGGACCGTGACATGCTCCTTGGTCAACTGCCCTCCCACAACCTGTGCCAGGCCCCAGAGTGGACCCGGCCAGTGCTGCCCCAGGTGCCCAG ACTGCATCCTGGAGAAACAAGTGTTTATGGATGGCGAGAGCTTCTCCCACCCCCGAGACCCCTGCCAGGAATGCCAGTGCCGGGAAGGCCATGCCCACTGCCAACCTCGGGCCTGCCCCAGGGCCTCCTGTGCCCACCCGCTGCCTGGTCCCTGTTGCCAGAACAACTGCAACG gctgtgCCTTTGGTGGGAAAGAGTACCCCAACGGAGCGGACTTCCCCCACCCCTCTGACCCCTGCCGCCTGTGTCGCTGTCTG AGCGGCCACGTGCAGTGCCCGGCCCGCCGCTGCCCGCCCTTGCCCTGTCCAGAGCCGCTCCTGTTGCCAGGAGAGTGCTGCCCGCAGTGCCCGG CCACCCGCTCTGGCTGCCCTCGGCCCGGGGGCGGGGTCCCCGTCCGCCACCAGGAGCACTTCTCCCAGCCCGACGACCCCTGCCGCCACTGCCTCTGCCTCAACGGCTCCGTGTCCTGCCAGCGGCTGCCCTGCCCACCGGCGCCCTGCGCCCACCCGCGCCAGGGGCCCTGCTGCCCCTCCTGTGACG GCTGCCTGTACCAGGGGAAGGAGTTCGCCAGCGGCGAGCGCTTCCCTTCGCCCACTGCCCGGTGCCACGTCTGCCTCTGCTGGGAGGGCAGCGTCAGCTGCGAGCCCAGGGCCTGTGCCCCGGCACAGTGCCCCTTCCCTGCCAGGGGTGACTGCTGCCCTACCTGTGATG GCTGTGAGTACCTACGGGAGTCCTACCTGAGCAGCCAGGAGTTTCCGGATCCCCGAGAGCCCTGCAATCTATGTACCTGTCTCGGAGGCTTCGTGACCTGCAGCCGCCGGCCCTGTGAGCCTCTGGGCTGCAGCTACCCGCTCACCCTGTCTGGGCACTGCTGCCCGACCTGCCAGG GATGCCTCTATCATGGGGTCACCGCCGCCCCCGGAGAGACCCTTCCTGACCCGCTCGACCCCACCTGCTCCATCTGCACCTGCCAG GAAGGCTCCATGCGCTGCCAGAAGAAGCCGTGTGCTCCAGCTCTgtgcccccatccctccccagggCCTTGCTTCTGCCCTGTTTGCCACA GCTGCCTCTCTCAGGGCCAGGAGCACCAGGACGGGGAGGAGTTTGAGGGGCCCACAGGCAGCTGTGAGCGATGTCGCTGTCAG GCTGGCCAGGTCAGCTGTGAGCGGCTGCAGTGCCCACCTCTGCCCTGCCCACTCCAGGTCACAAAGCCGGGGAGCTGCTGCCCTCGCTGCAGAG GCTGCCTGGTTCATGGGGAGGAGCACCCTGAAGGCAGTAGCTGGGAGCCCCCCAACAGCCCCTGCTCCTCCTGCATGTGTCATGAGGGTGTCATCACCTGTGCCCACGTCCAGTGTGTCACCTCCTGTGCCCAGCCTCACCTGGGGCCCCATGACTGCTGCCCTCGATGCTCTG ACTGTGAGCATGAGGGTCAGAAGTATGAGCCCGGGGAGAGCTTCCAGCCTGGCACAGACCCCTGTGAAGTGTGCACCTGTGAG CTGCAGCCTGAGGGAACTCCCAGCCTTCGCTGTCACCGGTGGCAGTGTCCCAGCCTGGTGGGCTGTCCCgccagccagctcctgcccccTGGGCCCCAGCACTGCTGCCCCACCTGTGCCC AGCCGCTGAGTGCCTGCACGGAGCACCTGCGGGGGTCTAAGCTGGCCCCGCCAGACCCCTGCTACACCTGCCAGTGCCAG GACCTGACTTGGCTCTGCATTCACCAGGCCTGTCCTGAGCCCAGCTGTCCCCTGTTGGAGCGCCATACCCCCCCTGGGAGCTGCTGCCCCGTGTGCCAGG AATGTGTGGTGGAAGCTGAGGGCCGGAGAGTGGCAGATGGAGAGAGCTGGCAGGACCCCAGTGACGCCTGTATCACTTGCACCTGCCAT CGGGGCCGCGTGGAGTGCCGCCTGGAAGAGTGCCAGGCCCTCTCCTGCCCCCACGGCTGGGCGAAGGTGCGGGAGGCTGGCAGGTGCTGTGAGAGATGCCAAG CCCCCGCCCAGTCGTGCGCGCACCAGGGCCGGCAGGTGGCCTCCGGGGAGCGCTGGGCCGTGGACGCCTGCACCAGTTGCTCCTGCGTAGCCGGCGCCGTGAGCTGCCAGAGCCAGCGCTGCCCGCCGCTCTCCTGCGGGCCC GACGAGGCCCCCTCCCTGAGTCCCGGCAGCTGCTGCCCCCGCTGCCTGACCCGGCCCGCTTCCTGCATGGCCTTCGGAGACCCTCATTACCGCACCTTCGACGGCCGCCTGCTGCACTTCCAGGGCAGCTGCAGCTACGTGCTGGCCAAGGACTGCCGTGGAGGGGACTTTAG CGTGCACGTGACCAACGATGACCGGGGCCGGAGCGGCGTGTCCTGGACCCACGAGGTGGCCGTGCTGCTGGGAGACGTGGCCGTGCGGCTGCTGCAGGCCGGGGCGGTCACG gTGGATGGGCGCCCCGTCGCCTTGCCCTTCTTGCAGGAGCCTCTGCTGTATGTGGAGCTGCGGGGGCGTACGGTGATGCTACACGCCCAGCCGGGGCTCCAG GTGCTGTGGGATGGGCAGTCCCAGGTGGAGGTGAGAGTGCCTGGCTCCTACCGGGGCCAGATTTGTGGGCTCTGTGGCAACTTCAATGGCTTTGCCCAGGATGATCTGCGGGGCCCTGAGGGGCTGCTCCTATTCACTGAGGCTGCGTTTGGGAATAGCTGGCAG GTCCCAGAGGGGCCAGGACCTGGTCGGCCCTGTTCTAAGGGCCGTGAGGTGGATCCATGCCGGGCAGCAGGGTACCGTGCCAGGCGTGAGGCCAACGCCCGGTGCGGGGCGCTGAAGTCCTCCCCGTTCAGTCGCTGCCATGCTGTGGTGCCACCAGAGCCCTTCTTTGCCGCCTGCGTGTATGACCTCTGTGCTTGTGGTCCTGGCTCCTTGGCTGACACCTGCCTCTGTGACGCCCTGGAAGCCTATGCCAGCCACTGTCGCCAAGCAGGGGTGACTCCTGCCTGGCGGGGCCCCACGCTCTGCG TGGTGGGCTGCCTCCTGGACCGTGGCTTCGTGTTTGATGAGTGTGGCCCACCCTGTCCCCGCACCTGCTTCAACCAGCATGTCCCCCTGGGGGAGCTGGCGGCCCACTGCGTACGGCCCTGTGTTCCTGGCTGCCGGTGCCCCGCAGGCCTGGTGGAGCACGAGGCCCACTGTATCTCACCCGAGGCCTGCCCCCCAGTCCTGCTCACTGGGGACCAGCCACCCAGCACTCTGCCCAACCCCAGCCGGGAGCCCCAGGGGCCACCCTGA
- the KCP gene encoding kielin/chordin-like protein isoform X1 produces the protein MARAAAALLPLVLQLTGLALAPGTGRGGAIPRESLGLADIHDYQLQAPAHSSAPAGAPQKQWRPLEERLGRLEAEVTELREQNKDLQGRVRQLESCECHPASPQCWGLGRAWPEGARWEPDACTACVCQDGAAHCVPQPGLPHCHGCSHNGQAYGNGETFATDACTTCRCLEGAITCTQKPCPRGPCPEPGACCPHCEPGCTGGHRSGETWQLEPCVICTCQAGTVQCQGPSCSELNCLESYTPPGECCPICRPGCEYEGQLYEEGANFLSSSNPCLQCSCLRSLVRCVPMKCPPIPCPEPALRPGHCCPTCQAQGCTEGGSHWEHGQEWTTPGDPCRICQCLEGHIRCHQRECASLCPYPARPLPGTCCPVCDGCFLNGREYRSGEPVGSGDPCSHCRCANGSVHCEPLPCPPTPCRHPGRIPGKCCPVCDSCEYQGHQYQSQETFRLQESGRCVRCSCQAGEVSCEEQECPGAPCTLSDSGPQLCPACVLGGEEFAEGVQWEPDGQPCTTCSCQAGVPVCRALLCSPAPCQHPTQPSGACCPSCESCNYHGQVYANGQNFTDADSPCHTCHCEDGTVTCSLVNCPPTTCARPQSGPGQCCPRCPDCILEKQVFMDGESFSHPRDPCQECQCREGHAHCQPRACPRASCAHPLPGPCCQNNCNGCAFGGKEYPNGADFPHPSDPCRLCRCLSGHVQCPARRCPPLPCPEPLLLPGECCPQCPATRSGCPRPGGGVPVRHQEHFSQPDDPCRHCLCLNGSVSCQRLPCPPAPCAHPRQGPCCPSCDGCLYQGKEFASGERFPSPTARCHVCLCWEGSVSCEPRACAPAQCPFPARGDCCPTCDGCEYLRESYLSSQEFPDPREPCNLCTCLGGFVTCSRRPCEPLGCSYPLTLSGHCCPTCQGCLYHGVTAAPGETLPDPLDPTCSICTCQEGSMRCQKKPCAPALCPHPSPGPCFCPVCHSCLSQGQEHQDGEEFEGPTGSCERCRCQAGQVSCERLQCPPLPCPLQVTKPGSCCPRCRGCLVHGEEHPEGSSWEPPNSPCSSCMCHEGVITCAHVQCVTSCAQPHLGPHDCCPRCSDCEHEGQKYEPGESFQPGTDPCEVCTCELQPEGTPSLRCHRWQCPSLVGCPASQLLPPGPQHCCPTCAQPLSACTEHLRGSKLAPPDPCYTCQCQDLTWLCIHQACPEPSCPLLERHTPPGSCCPVCQECVVEAEGRRVADGESWQDPSDACITCTCHVSWRWEGEGGGPERWIKGGASGHWTREYGVFERGRVECRLEECQALSCPHGWAKVREAGRCCERCQAPAQSCAHQGRQVASGERWAVDACTSCSCVAGAVSCQSQRCPPLSCGPDEAPSLSPGSCCPRCLTRPASCMAFGDPHYRTFDGRLLHFQGSCSYVLAKDCRGGDFSVHVTNDDRGRSGVSWTHEVAVLLGDVAVRLLQAGAVTVDGRPVALPFLQEPLLYVELRGRTVMLHAQPGLQVLWDGQSQVEVRVPGSYRGQICGLCGNFNGFAQDDLRGPEGLLLFTEAAFGNSWQVGDGRTCPSGLELPTVLLQMERSRRAQEQLLWDLELLTGAGLGLSCPPWAQFCGLRDQARCAWSQCSKPRGRTHGGSERLTSGNSGLCPSPQAEDSLSQDRQLLEGGLAKDPSSALDLSEARFDAHPRWESPGIPAEGPTSGCSQELNLTTSSSFGEPGSSEFKELAQREDGELAGPMPQRSHQPPSRSLQEKKLAQGAPGPSGLPSQGLPEPQDPLEGLGWSLGQERAELKKLLRTEIPQSQREEAPQDQRGKALQGEDKEVPQSKREKTKEGQSGEAPQALREEVSEGQRCENKEAPRGQSGSRLKCRRKEAFPEQSEDSPQGPEVKMLQSSERRGRVSQAWEVARGEAPMPSREEGGPLGIPEGFCRSLGEQTPQPGGREGPDPRGRTTQLRQVKTGGPRGESAAAVREQGPAR, from the exons ATGGCTAGGGCCGCGGCCGCTCTGCTGCCCCTCGTTCTGCAGCTCACGGGCCTGGCACTGGCCCCGGGGACCGGCAGAG GAGGGGCCATCCCCAGGGAGTCTCTGGGGCTTGCTGACATCCACGACTATCAGCTGCAGGCGCCCGCCCACTCCTCAGCCCCTGCTGGGGCCCCCCAGAAGCAGTGGCGCCCCCTGGAGGAGCGACTGGGAAGGCTGGAGGCTGAAGTCACAGAGCTCAGAGAACAG aaCAAAGACCTGCAGGGGAGGGTGAGGCAGCTGGAGTCCTGTGAATGCCACCCGGCTTCGCCCCAGTGCTGGGGGCTGGGTCGGGCCTGGCCCGAGGGGGCTCGCTGGGAGCCTGACGCCTGCACAGCCTGTGTCTGCCAGGACGGGGCCGCACACTGTGTCCCCCAGCCTGGGCTGCCCCATTGCCATG GCTGCAGCCACAACGGTCAGGCCTATGGCAATGGGGAGACCTTCGCCACAGACGCCTGTACCACCTGCCGCTGCCTG GAAGGAGCCATAACCTGCACCCAGAAGCCATGCCCAAGAGGACCCTGCCCGGAGCCGGGCGCGTGCTGCCCGCACTGCGAGCCCG GCTGTACTGGAGGCCACAGGAGTGGGGAAACGTGGCAACTGGAGCCCTGTGTCATCTGTACCTGTCAG GCAGGGACGGTGCAGTGCCAGGGGCCCTCATGCTCAGAGCTCAACTGCCTGGAGAGCTACACCCCACCTGGGGAGTGCTGCCCCATCTGCCGGCCAG GCTGTGAGTATGAGGGGCAGCTTTATGAGGAGGGGGCCAACTTCCTGTCCAGCTCCAACCCTTGTCTCCAATGCTCCTGCCTG AGGAGCCTGGTTCGCTGTGTGCCCATGAAGTGCCCGCCCATCCCCTGCCCTGAACCAGCCCTGAGGCCCGGGCACTGCTGCCCGACCTGCCAAG CCCAAGGCTGCACAGAAGGCGGTTCTCACTGGGAGCATGGCCAAGAGTGGACCACACCTGGGGACCCCTGCCGGATCTGCCAGTGCCTG GAGGGCCACATCCGGTGCCACCAGCGAGAATGTGCCAGCCTGTGCCCATACCCTGCCCGGCCCCTCCCGGGCACCTGCTGCCCTGTGTGCGATG GCTGTTTCCTAAATGGGCGCGAGTACCGCAGCGGGGAGCCCGTGGGCTCTGGGGACCCCTGCTCCCACTGCCGTTGTGCC AACGGGAGTGTCCACTGTGAGCCTCTGCCCTGCCCACCGACGCCCTGCAGACACCCAGGCAGGATCCCTGGGAAGTGCTGCCCAGTCTGTGACA GCTGTGAGTACCAGGGACACCAGTATCAGAGCCAGGAGACCTTCAGACTCCAAGAGAGTGGCCGCTGTGTCCGCTGTTCCTGCCAG GCCGGCGAGGTCTCCTGTGAGGAGCAGGAGTGCCCGGGCGCCCCCTGCACCCTGTCTGACTCTggcccccagctctgcccag CCTGCGTGCTTGGTGGAGAGGAGTTTGCTGAGGGGGTCCAGTGGGAGCCTGATGGTCAGCCTTGCACAACCTGTTCCTGTCAAGCTGGGGTGCCCGTGTGCAGGGCTTTGCTctgctccccagccccctgccagCACCCCACCCAGCCCTCCG GTGCCTGCTGCCCCAGCTGTGAGAGCTGCAACTACCACGGCCAAGTGTACGCCAACGGGCAGAACTTCACAGATGCAGACAGCCCTTGCCACACCTGCCACTGTGAG GATGGGACCGTGACATGCTCCTTGGTCAACTGCCCTCCCACAACCTGTGCCAGGCCCCAGAGTGGACCCGGCCAGTGCTGCCCCAGGTGCCCAG ACTGCATCCTGGAGAAACAAGTGTTTATGGATGGCGAGAGCTTCTCCCACCCCCGAGACCCCTGCCAGGAATGCCAGTGCCGGGAAGGCCATGCCCACTGCCAACCTCGGGCCTGCCCCAGGGCCTCCTGTGCCCACCCGCTGCCTGGTCCCTGTTGCCAGAACAACTGCAACG gctgtgCCTTTGGTGGGAAAGAGTACCCCAACGGAGCGGACTTCCCCCACCCCTCTGACCCCTGCCGCCTGTGTCGCTGTCTG AGCGGCCACGTGCAGTGCCCGGCCCGCCGCTGCCCGCCCTTGCCCTGTCCAGAGCCGCTCCTGTTGCCAGGAGAGTGCTGCCCGCAGTGCCCGG CCACCCGCTCTGGCTGCCCTCGGCCCGGGGGCGGGGTCCCCGTCCGCCACCAGGAGCACTTCTCCCAGCCCGACGACCCCTGCCGCCACTGCCTCTGCCTCAACGGCTCCGTGTCCTGCCAGCGGCTGCCCTGCCCACCGGCGCCCTGCGCCCACCCGCGCCAGGGGCCCTGCTGCCCCTCCTGTGACG GCTGCCTGTACCAGGGGAAGGAGTTCGCCAGCGGCGAGCGCTTCCCTTCGCCCACTGCCCGGTGCCACGTCTGCCTCTGCTGGGAGGGCAGCGTCAGCTGCGAGCCCAGGGCCTGTGCCCCGGCACAGTGCCCCTTCCCTGCCAGGGGTGACTGCTGCCCTACCTGTGATG GCTGTGAGTACCTACGGGAGTCCTACCTGAGCAGCCAGGAGTTTCCGGATCCCCGAGAGCCCTGCAATCTATGTACCTGTCTCGGAGGCTTCGTGACCTGCAGCCGCCGGCCCTGTGAGCCTCTGGGCTGCAGCTACCCGCTCACCCTGTCTGGGCACTGCTGCCCGACCTGCCAGG GATGCCTCTATCATGGGGTCACCGCCGCCCCCGGAGAGACCCTTCCTGACCCGCTCGACCCCACCTGCTCCATCTGCACCTGCCAG GAAGGCTCCATGCGCTGCCAGAAGAAGCCGTGTGCTCCAGCTCTgtgcccccatccctccccagggCCTTGCTTCTGCCCTGTTTGCCACA GCTGCCTCTCTCAGGGCCAGGAGCACCAGGACGGGGAGGAGTTTGAGGGGCCCACAGGCAGCTGTGAGCGATGTCGCTGTCAG GCTGGCCAGGTCAGCTGTGAGCGGCTGCAGTGCCCACCTCTGCCCTGCCCACTCCAGGTCACAAAGCCGGGGAGCTGCTGCCCTCGCTGCAGAG GCTGCCTGGTTCATGGGGAGGAGCACCCTGAAGGCAGTAGCTGGGAGCCCCCCAACAGCCCCTGCTCCTCCTGCATGTGTCATGAGGGTGTCATCACCTGTGCCCACGTCCAGTGTGTCACCTCCTGTGCCCAGCCTCACCTGGGGCCCCATGACTGCTGCCCTCGATGCTCTG ACTGTGAGCATGAGGGTCAGAAGTATGAGCCCGGGGAGAGCTTCCAGCCTGGCACAGACCCCTGTGAAGTGTGCACCTGTGAG CTGCAGCCTGAGGGAACTCCCAGCCTTCGCTGTCACCGGTGGCAGTGTCCCAGCCTGGTGGGCTGTCCCgccagccagctcctgcccccTGGGCCCCAGCACTGCTGCCCCACCTGTGCCC AGCCGCTGAGTGCCTGCACGGAGCACCTGCGGGGGTCTAAGCTGGCCCCGCCAGACCCCTGCTACACCTGCCAGTGCCAG GACCTGACTTGGCTCTGCATTCACCAGGCCTGTCCTGAGCCCAGCTGTCCCCTGTTGGAGCGCCATACCCCCCCTGGGAGCTGCTGCCCCGTGTGCCAGG AATGTGTGGTGGAAGCTGAGGGCCGGAGAGTGGCAGATGGAGAGAGCTGGCAGGACCCCAGTGACGCCTGTATCACTTGCACCTGCCATGTGAGCTGGAGGTGGGAGGGTGAGGGTGGAGGACCTGAGAGATGGATAAAGGGAGGAGCCTCCGGTCACTGGACCAGAGAATATGGGGTCTTCGAG CGGGGCCGCGTGGAGTGCCGCCTGGAAGAGTGCCAGGCCCTCTCCTGCCCCCACGGCTGGGCGAAGGTGCGGGAGGCTGGCAGGTGCTGTGAGAGATGCCAAG CCCCCGCCCAGTCGTGCGCGCACCAGGGCCGGCAGGTGGCCTCCGGGGAGCGCTGGGCCGTGGACGCCTGCACCAGTTGCTCCTGCGTAGCCGGCGCCGTGAGCTGCCAGAGCCAGCGCTGCCCGCCGCTCTCCTGCGGGCCC GACGAGGCCCCCTCCCTGAGTCCCGGCAGCTGCTGCCCCCGCTGCCTGACCCGGCCCGCTTCCTGCATGGCCTTCGGAGACCCTCATTACCGCACCTTCGACGGCCGCCTGCTGCACTTCCAGGGCAGCTGCAGCTACGTGCTGGCCAAGGACTGCCGTGGAGGGGACTTTAG CGTGCACGTGACCAACGATGACCGGGGCCGGAGCGGCGTGTCCTGGACCCACGAGGTGGCCGTGCTGCTGGGAGACGTGGCCGTGCGGCTGCTGCAGGCCGGGGCGGTCACG gTGGATGGGCGCCCCGTCGCCTTGCCCTTCTTGCAGGAGCCTCTGCTGTATGTGGAGCTGCGGGGGCGTACGGTGATGCTACACGCCCAGCCGGGGCTCCAG GTGCTGTGGGATGGGCAGTCCCAGGTGGAGGTGAGAGTGCCTGGCTCCTACCGGGGCCAGATTTGTGGGCTCTGTGGCAACTTCAATGGCTTTGCCCAGGATGATCTGCGGGGCCCTGAGGGGCTGCTCCTATTCACTGAGGCTGCGTTTGGGAATAGCTGGCAG GTGGGAGACGGCCGGACCTGTCCCTCAGGCCTCGAACTGCCCACCGTGCTGCTGCAGATGGAGCGGAGCCGGCGGGCCCAGGAGCAG CTCCTGTGGGATTTGGAGCTGCTGACCGGGGCGGGGCTGGGCCTCTCCTGCCCCCCCTGGGCCCAGTTCTGCGGTCTGAGGGACCAGGCCCGGTGTGCGTGGAGCCAGTGCAGCAAGCCCCGTGGTAGGACGCATGGGGGCTCTGAGCGGCTGACGAGTGGG AATTCCGGGCTGTGCCCATCGCCCCAGGCTGAGGACTCCCTGAGCCAGGACCGTCAGCTCCTGGAGGG GGGGCTGGCAAAGGACCCATCGTCAGCCCTGGATCTGAGTGAAGCCAGGTTTGATGCACACCCAAGGTGGGAGAGCCCTGGCATACCTGCAGAAGGGCCCACATCTG gCTGCTCACAAGAGCTGAACCTCACCACCAGCAGTAGCTTTGGagaaccaggaagctcagagTTCAAG GAGCTGGCCCAGAGGGAAGACGGAGAGCTAGCAGGGCCCATGCCCCAGAGGTCCCATCAACCACCATCCAGAAGCCTCCAGGAGAAGAAGCTGGCTCAGGGAGCCCCAGGGCCCTCAGgcctcccctcccagggcctgCCAGAACCCCAGGATCCCCtggaggggctgggctggagcCTGGGCCAGGAGAGAGCAGAACTAAAGAAACTGCTAAGAACTGAGATTCctcagagtcagagagaggagGCCCCTCAGGATCAGAGAGGGAAGGCCCTCCAGGGGGAGGACAAGGAAGTTCCTCAAAGtaagagagagaagacaaaggagggtcagagtggggAGGCCCCTCAGGCTCTGAGGGAAGAGGTCTCGGAAGGTCAAAGGTGTGAGAACAAAGAGGCTCCTCGAGGTCAAAGCGGAAGTCGCCTTAAGTGCCGGAGAAAGGAGGCCTTCCCGGAGCAGAGTGAGGATTCTCCTCAGGGCCCGGAAGTGAAGATGCTTCAGTCTTCGGAGCGCAGAGGCCGTGTCTCACAAGCCTGGGAGGTGGCTCGGGGAGAGGCACCTATGCCATCCCGGGAGGAAGGCGGCCCCCTGGGAATTCCGGAGGGCTTCTGCAGGTCCCTGGGAGAACAGACGCCGCagcctgggggaagggagggcccGGACCCGCGGGGAAGGACCACCCAGCTGAGGCAGGTTAAGACCGGTGGCCCGAGAGGAGAGAGCGCAGCGGCCGTGAGAGAGCAGGGGCCCGCCCGGTAA